A window of the Vigna angularis cultivar LongXiaoDou No.4 chromosome 3, ASM1680809v1, whole genome shotgun sequence genome harbors these coding sequences:
- the LOC108324946 gene encoding uncharacterized protein LOC108324946: MAPMKVQPIAIDIDSEKVKDAVVVRNESVLKSRLKRLFVFDRQLPKNNKDVATEFEPSSVCLAKMVQNFMEEQPPAPKCGRNRCNCFNANSSDEDDFDLFGAPPPESSTTDAAESLKTLIPCASVGERNLLADVARIVEKNGKLFKRKDDLIKVVAEALSSALGYDSSICKSKWEKTSSCPAGEYEFIDAIVEGERLIVDVDFRSEFEVARSTGSYKAILQSLPFIFVGKSERLKQIVAIVSEAAKQSLKKKGMHVPPWRKRDYMLAKWLSPSSVREKQPPSSSVQVAVAPPETMYSGDAASRESDCGELELIFSESPPKNETESEADSGKEKAESPSPTTAWQPPAVKPKSVERGTKVVTGLASLLKDKP, translated from the exons GCGGTGGTGGTTCGGAACGAGTCAGTGTTGAAGTCGCGTCTGAAACGGTTGTTCGTCTTTGACCGTCAGTTACCGAAGAACAACAAAGATGTAGCAACAGAGTTCGAACCGAGCTCGGTGTGCTTGGCGAAAATGGTGCAGAATTTCATGGAGGAACAACCTCCGGCACCGAAATGCGGTCGCAACCGCTGCAACTGCTTCAACGCAAATAGCTCCGACGAAGACGATTTCGATCTCTTTGGTGCACCGCCACCAGAATCATCCACTACCGACGCCGCTGAATCTCTCAAG ACTTTGATCCCCTGCGCGAGTGTAGGCGAGAGGAACCTGTTAGCTGACGTGGCTAGAATCGTGGAGAAAAACGGCAAGTTGTTTAAGAGGAAAGACGATCTGATAAAGGTAGTCGCGGAAGCACTTTCCTCCGCTCTCGGTTACGATTCTTCCATCTGCAAATCGAAATGGGAGAAAACTTCGTCGTGTCCTGCTG GTGAATATGAATTCATAGATGCGATTGTGGAAGGTGAGAGGTTGATCGTGGATGTCGATTTTCGATCCGAGTTTGAGGTGGCGAGATCCACGGGAAGTTACAAGGCAATTCTTCAATCGCTGCCGTTCATCTTCGTTGGAAAATCTGAGAGACTGAAGCAGATCGTGGCGATTGTCTCCGAAGCGGCAAAGCAGAGtttgaagaagaaaggaatGCACGTTCCGCCCTGGAGGAAGCGCGATTACATGCTCGCAAAGTGGCTCTCTCCGTCTAGCGTTAGGGAGAAGCAACCCCCGTCCTCCTCCGTGCAAGTCGCCGTAGCTCCACCGGAAACAATGTACTCCGGTGATGCAGCGTCGAGGGAGAGCGATTGCGGTGAGTTGGAGCTGATCTTCAGCGAGTCACCGCCGAAGAACGAGACCGAGTCCGAGGCTGATTCCGGCAAGGAGAAGGCGGAGTCGCCATCACCTACCACGGCGTGGCAACCGCCAGCGGTGAAGCCGAAGAGCGTCGAGAGAGGGACCAAGGTGGTTACCGGATTGGCCTCTCTTCTCAAGGACAAAccatag